Proteins encoded by one window of Halomonas sp. SH5A2:
- a CDS encoding SDR family NAD(P)-dependent oxidoreductase, producing the protein MQVKDHTFLITGAASGLGATTAERLVAAGARVVLCDLNDSVKSHAEQLGTGARACLADITSQEQMQLAVDTAVELGGEHGLSGVIHCAGVVSVAKLVDREGNPADLESYTKTININLVGTFNVMRLAAAAMAKNTPNETGERGVIINTASIAAFDGQVGQCAYSASKAGVVGMSLPAARELSRHAVRVMAIAPGVFETPMMSEIPDEAAQALAAAVPFPKRLGKPEEFAQLAEQIITNPMLNGEVIRLDGGIRMQ; encoded by the coding sequence ATGCAAGTGAAGGATCATACGTTTTTAATCACCGGTGCCGCTTCAGGCTTAGGGGCTACGACGGCAGAGCGTTTAGTGGCTGCCGGTGCTCGCGTCGTTTTGTGCGACCTGAACGACAGTGTCAAGTCCCATGCAGAGCAGCTAGGGACAGGCGCACGCGCGTGCCTGGCGGATATCACGTCTCAAGAGCAGATGCAGTTGGCGGTTGATACTGCCGTAGAGCTTGGCGGCGAGCACGGGCTCTCGGGTGTTATTCACTGTGCGGGCGTCGTTAGTGTTGCCAAGCTGGTGGACCGCGAGGGCAATCCTGCTGACCTGGAGAGCTATACCAAAACGATCAATATCAATCTCGTCGGTACTTTCAATGTCATGCGCTTGGCGGCGGCTGCGATGGCCAAAAATACGCCGAATGAAACCGGTGAGCGTGGGGTGATTATTAATACCGCTTCTATCGCTGCCTTTGATGGGCAGGTAGGACAGTGCGCATACAGTGCCTCCAAAGCGGGGGTTGTGGGCATGAGCCTGCCCGCTGCCAGGGAGCTTTCCCGTCATGCCGTTCGTGTCATGGCGATTGCACCTGGCGTGTTCGAAACCCCCATGATGAGCGAAATACCTGACGAAGCCGCTCAAGCGCTAGCTGCCGCCGTTCCTTTCCCTAAGCGACTGGGTAAGCCAGAAGAATTCGCCCAGTTGGCAGAGCAAATTATTACCAACCCGATGTTGAACGGAGAAGTGATTCGTCTGGATGGTGGCATTCGAATGCAGTGA
- a CDS encoding AMP-binding protein, translated as MTATSHPNYSDYLDSFSIGEVIAKLDDHQDGQLNAFEACCGRHVRAGRGEVLALVQEDLEGVTHTLSYKELDQQSAKLAGWFQAQGLGEGDRIACMLSRSLALLVAVVATWRIGAVYQPLFTAFGPDAVDYRLGRADSRLVITDHANRYKFDGLGQCPPVLAVGGPTQEHPDDHDWQTALTHTSMSGEPPRLSAEKPFLQMFTSGTVGKPKGVAVPLSGMTAFALYMELAVDLREEDRFWNMADPGWAYGLYYAIAGPLFLGVTTHFCEAGFSAEGALEFMKRHRITNFAAAPTAYRLMKASGLFDDAHQTLELRAASSAGEPLNTEVVTWVEKSLGCSVMDHYGQTETGMTCNNHHALDHPKHVGAMGVPMPGYRLAILDAEYNELPPGEPGVLAVDIEQSPAHFFQGYTWQEKDPFVKGYYLTGDVVIRNEDGSFQFAGRDDDIITTSGYRVGPTDVENSVMAHPAVAESAAVGQPDDIRGEVIKSYIVLRDGYEASEALADEIRQQVRDRLSAHAFPRVIEFVDELPKTPSGKIQRFKLRAQAAEDVNLSQ; from the coding sequence ATGACAGCGACATCACACCCCAATTACTCGGATTACCTTGATTCGTTTTCCATCGGAGAAGTCATCGCCAAACTAGATGACCATCAAGACGGCCAGTTAAACGCCTTCGAAGCGTGTTGTGGTCGTCACGTCCGTGCTGGTCGGGGCGAAGTGTTGGCTCTGGTGCAGGAGGACCTGGAAGGCGTAACGCACACGCTCAGCTATAAGGAACTCGACCAGCAGAGCGCTAAGCTGGCGGGCTGGTTTCAAGCTCAAGGACTAGGCGAGGGTGATCGCATTGCGTGTATGCTCTCCCGTTCGCTGGCGCTCTTGGTCGCCGTGGTGGCGACCTGGCGTATTGGTGCGGTGTACCAACCGCTGTTTACTGCTTTTGGTCCCGATGCGGTTGATTATCGGCTGGGCCGGGCGGACTCCCGACTGGTCATTACCGATCATGCGAATCGCTACAAGTTTGATGGCTTGGGTCAGTGCCCGCCAGTGTTGGCCGTCGGTGGGCCGACCCAGGAGCATCCTGACGACCATGATTGGCAAACGGCGTTGACGCATACGTCAATGAGCGGTGAGCCGCCCCGCCTGTCAGCGGAGAAGCCTTTCCTGCAGATGTTTACTTCCGGGACGGTGGGTAAGCCAAAGGGCGTTGCCGTGCCGCTTTCTGGTATGACGGCATTCGCTCTCTATATGGAGTTGGCGGTCGACCTTCGCGAGGAGGATCGCTTCTGGAACATGGCCGACCCCGGCTGGGCGTACGGACTTTACTATGCGATTGCAGGCCCGTTGTTTCTGGGGGTCACGACCCACTTTTGCGAAGCCGGGTTCAGTGCCGAAGGGGCGCTTGAGTTCATGAAGCGCCACCGCATTACCAACTTCGCCGCAGCGCCAACGGCCTACCGGCTGATGAAAGCGTCAGGCCTTTTCGATGACGCCCATCAAACGCTTGAGCTACGTGCCGCCAGTTCAGCGGGTGAGCCTTTGAATACCGAAGTGGTCACCTGGGTGGAGAAGTCGCTGGGGTGTTCGGTGATGGACCATTATGGCCAAACCGAAACAGGGATGACGTGTAACAATCACCATGCTCTTGATCATCCCAAGCATGTCGGCGCCATGGGAGTGCCCATGCCGGGGTATCGCCTGGCGATTCTGGATGCTGAATATAACGAGCTGCCGCCTGGCGAGCCCGGCGTTCTGGCCGTGGATATTGAACAGTCGCCCGCGCACTTTTTTCAGGGCTACACCTGGCAGGAAAAAGACCCCTTTGTGAAGGGGTATTACCTGACTGGCGATGTGGTGATTCGCAACGAGGATGGGTCGTTTCAGTTTGCCGGCCGTGATGACGATATCATCACGACGTCTGGTTACCGGGTGGGGCCAACCGATGTCGAAAACAGCGTTATGGCACACCCCGCGGTGGCGGAGTCGGCAGCGGTGGGCCAGCCGGATGATATTCGGGGCGAAGTGATCAAGTCGTACATTGTGTTGCGTGATGGCTATGAGGCAAGCGAAGCCTTGGCGGATGAAATTCGTCAGCAGGTGCGAGACCGTTTGTCAGCTCATGCGTTTCCCCGGGTCATCGAGTTTGTCGACGAACTTCCCAAAACGCCAAGCGGCAAGATTCAGCGCTTCAAGTTACGCGCTCAGGCAGCCGAAGACGTCAATTTGAGCCAATAA
- a CDS encoding acyl-CoA dehydrogenase C-terminal domain-containing protein, producing MPSYQAPLRDMRFVTDEMFDYPRHYASLPNGDDASPDVVNAILEEGARFARDVLLPINQSGDEEGCLLEGGEVKAPKGFKEAYQQYVEGGWPSLAADPEQGGQGLPPSLAMMLSEMICATNLAWGMYPGLSHGAADALRHHGTDEQKATYLTKLVEGVWTGTMCLTEPHCGTDLGLIKTRAVPADGNAYAITGTKIFISAGDHNLAENIVHLVLAKLPDAPEGSKGISLFVVPKFMPNAEGNPGERNGVTCGSLEHKMGIHGNATCVMNFDDATGYLVGPPNKGLACMFTMMNAARLGVGIQGLGLIEASFQNSLSYARDRLQMRGLSGKQAPEKPADPIIVHPDVRRMLLTQKAFAEGGRMLVLYTAQMLDVVEHGEPGEDRDHAETLLGLLTPIVKAFLTEVGFESTNEGVQIYGGHGFIKEWGMEQLVRDARITRLYEGTTGIQALDLLGRKVLMSQGESLKVFTKEIHKFCKAEADNPVLKEFVEPLAKLNAEWGELTMGVGMKAMQDREEVGAASVDYLMYSGYVTLAYLFARAAKQASVSLEGDDKAFYAAKLNTARFYYQRLLPRTKAHAQMIQSGAGSLMAMSSEEFGLGFEI from the coding sequence ATGCCCAGCTACCAGGCCCCCCTGCGCGATATGCGTTTTGTGACGGACGAAATGTTTGATTACCCCCGTCATTACGCATCACTACCGAATGGTGATGACGCTTCTCCTGACGTGGTCAATGCCATTCTGGAAGAGGGGGCGCGCTTTGCGCGTGACGTACTGCTGCCTATCAACCAAAGCGGTGATGAAGAAGGCTGCCTGCTGGAAGGGGGAGAAGTTAAAGCGCCTAAAGGCTTTAAAGAGGCTTATCAGCAGTATGTGGAAGGCGGCTGGCCCAGTCTAGCTGCAGATCCCGAACAAGGTGGTCAGGGGCTACCGCCCTCATTGGCGATGATGCTGTCAGAAATGATTTGCGCGACTAACCTGGCGTGGGGGATGTATCCGGGGCTTTCTCATGGCGCAGCCGACGCGCTAAGGCACCACGGCACCGACGAGCAAAAAGCCACCTATCTCACCAAGCTGGTTGAGGGGGTTTGGACAGGCACTATGTGTTTGACCGAGCCTCACTGCGGTACTGACCTCGGTTTGATCAAGACGCGAGCAGTGCCCGCTGATGGCAACGCTTACGCGATTACCGGCACCAAAATCTTTATTTCTGCCGGCGATCACAACCTTGCCGAAAATATTGTCCATCTCGTCCTGGCAAAATTACCCGATGCGCCTGAAGGCTCGAAAGGCATTTCACTGTTCGTGGTGCCTAAGTTCATGCCGAATGCCGAAGGCAATCCTGGTGAGCGCAATGGCGTCACTTGCGGTTCTCTTGAGCACAAGATGGGCATTCACGGTAACGCTACTTGCGTAATGAACTTCGACGACGCCACCGGTTACCTGGTGGGGCCACCCAATAAAGGGTTGGCCTGCATGTTTACCATGATGAATGCGGCTCGTCTGGGGGTTGGTATTCAGGGGCTTGGTCTGATCGAAGCGAGTTTCCAGAATTCACTGAGTTATGCTCGCGATCGTTTGCAGATGCGTGGTTTGTCTGGCAAGCAGGCACCGGAAAAACCCGCTGATCCGATCATCGTTCACCCCGATGTACGCCGCATGCTGCTAACACAAAAAGCCTTTGCCGAGGGCGGCCGCATGCTGGTGCTTTACACCGCGCAAATGCTCGACGTGGTGGAGCATGGCGAGCCGGGTGAAGACCGAGACCACGCTGAAACCCTGCTTGGCTTGCTGACGCCTATCGTAAAAGCGTTTCTCACCGAGGTTGGGTTTGAGAGCACTAATGAAGGCGTACAGATTTACGGCGGCCACGGTTTTATCAAAGAGTGGGGTATGGAGCAGCTGGTTCGCGATGCACGTATTACCCGGCTTTATGAAGGCACGACCGGTATTCAGGCCCTCGATCTGCTGGGCCGTAAAGTGTTGATGAGCCAGGGCGAGTCATTAAAAGTTTTCACCAAAGAGATCCATAAATTCTGCAAGGCTGAAGCTGATAATCCGGTTCTAAAAGAGTTTGTCGAGCCGCTTGCCAAGCTCAATGCTGAGTGGGGCGAGCTGACAATGGGCGTGGGCATGAAAGCAATGCAAGATCGCGAAGAAGTCGGCGCGGCAAGCGTTGATTACTTGATGTACTCGGGCTACGTCACGCTGGCTTACCTGTTTGCCCGTGCGGCCAAGCAGGCGTCTGTCTCTCTGGAGGGGGATGACAAGGCATTTTATGCCGCCAAGCTGAATACCGCGCGCTTCTACTATCAGCGTCTTTTGCCGCGCACTAAGGCGCACGCGCAAATGATCCAGTCGGGTGCTGGCAGCCTGATGGCGATGTCCAGCGAAGAATTTGGTCTCGGCTTTGAAATTTAA